A stretch of the Pan troglodytes isolate AG18354 chromosome 20, NHGRI_mPanTro3-v2.0_pri, whole genome shotgun sequence genome encodes the following:
- the POLRMT gene encoding DNA-directed RNA polymerase, mitochondrial isoform X3, giving the protein MSALCWGRGAAGLKRALRPCGRPGLPAKEGTAGGVCGPRRSSSASPQEQDQDRRKDWGHVELLEVLQARVRQLQAESVSEVVVNRVDVARLPECGSGDGSLQPPRKVQMGAKDATPVPCGRWAKILEKDKRTQQMRMQRLKAKLQMPFQSGEFKALTRRLQVEPRLLSKQMAGCLEHCMRQDPESPWEEQLARLLQEAPGKLSLDVEQAPSGQHSQAQLSGQQQRLLAFFKCCLLADQLPLAHHLLVVHHGQRQKRKLLTLDMYNAVMLGWARQGAFKELVYVLFMVKDAGLTPDLLSYAAALQCMGRQDQDAGTIERCLEQMSQEGLKLQALFTAVALSEEDRATVLKAVHKVKPTFSLPPQLPPPVNTSKLLRDVYAKDGRVSYPKLHLPLKTLQCLFEKQLHMELASRVCVVSVEKPTLPSKEVTHARKTLKTLRDQWEKALCRALRETKNRLEREVYEGRFSLYPFLCLLDEREVVRMLLQILQALPAQGESFTTLARELSARTFSRHVVQRQRVSGQVQALQNHYRKYLCLLASDAEVPEPCLPRQYWEALGAPEALREQPWPLPVQMELGKLLAEMLVQATQMPCSLDKPHRSSRLVPVLYHVYSFRNVQQIGILKPHPAYVQLLEKAAEPTLTFEAVDVPMLCPPLPWTSPHSGAFLLSPTKLMRTVEGATQHQELLETCPPTALHGALDALTQLGNCAWRVNGRVLDLVLQLFQAKGCPQLGVPAPPSEAPQPPEAHLPHSAAPARKAELRREVVHCQKVAREMHSLRAEALYRLSLAQHLRDRVFWLPHNMDFRGRTYPCPPHFNHLGSDVARALLEFAQGRPLGPHGLDWLKIHLVNLTGLKKREPLRKRLAFAEEVMDDILDSADQPLTGRKWWMGAEEPWQTLACCMEVANAVRASDPAAYVSHLPVHQDGSCNGLQHYAALGRDSVGAASVNLEPSDVPQDVYSGVAAQVEVFRRQDAQRGMRVAQVLEGFITRKVVKQTVMTVVYGVTRYGGRLQIEKRLRELSDFPQEFVWEASHYLVRQVFKSLQEMFSGTRAIQHWLTESARLISHMGSVVEWVTPLGVPVIQPYRLDSKVKQIGGGIQSITYTHNGDISRKPNTRKQKNGFPPNFIHSLDSSHMMLTALHCYRSTPLCHRKGLTFVSVHDCYWTHAADVSVMNQVCREQFVRLHSEPILQDLSRFLVKRFCSEPQKILEASQLKETLQAVPKPGAFDLEQVKRSTYFFS; this is encoded by the exons ATGTCGGCACTTTGCTGGGGCCGCGGAGCGGCGGGGCTCAAACGGGCCCTGCGGCCTTGCGGCCGCCCGGGACTCCCCGCCAAAGAAG GGACCGCCGGTGGCGTCTGCGGCCCCAGGAGGAGCTCGTCCGCCAGCCCCCAGGAGCAAGACCAAGACCGCAGGAAGGACTGGGGCCACGTGGAGCTGCTGGAGG TGCTCCAGGCGCGGGTGCGGCAGCTGCAGGCTGAGAGCGTGTCGGAGGTGGTGGTGAACAGGGTGGATGTGGCGCGGCTCCCAGAATGTGGCAGTGGAGATGGTAGCCTCCAGCCACCCAGGAAGGTCCAGATGGGGGCCAAGGATGCCACCCCGGTGCCCTGTGGCCGCTGGGCAAAGATACTGGAGAAGGATAAGCGGACCCAGCAGATGCGTATGCAGCGGTTGAAGGCGAAGCTGCAGATGCCATTCCAGAGTGGGGAGTTCAAGGCGCTGACCAGGCGCCTGCAGGTGGAGCCCCGGCTCCTGAGCAAGCAGATGGCCGGGTGCCTGGAGCACTGCATGCGCCAGGACCCTGAGAGCCCCTGGGAGGAGCAGCTGGCCCGGCTGCTGCAGGAGGCCCCTGGGAAGCTGAGCCTCGATGTGGAGCAGGCCCCGTCGGGGCAGCACTCGCAGGCCCAGCTCTCAGGTCAGCAGCAGAGGCTCCTGGCCTTCTTCAAGTGCTGCCTGCTCGCTGACCAGCTGCCCCTCGCCCACCACCTGCTGGTCGTCCACCACGGCCAGCGGCAGAAGCGGAAGCTGCTCACGCTGGACATGTACAACGCCGTGATGCTTGGCTGGGCGCGGCAG GGTGCTTTCAAGGAGCTGGTGTATGTGTTATTCATGGTGAAGGATGCCGGCTTGACCCCGGACCTGCTGTCCTATGCGGCTGCCCTCCAGTGCATGGGGAGGCAGGACCAGGACGCCGGGACCATTGAAAG GTGTCTGGAACAGATGAGCCAGGAGGGGCTGAAGCTGCAGGCACTCTTCACCGCCGTTGCGCTGTCTGAGGAGGATCGGGCCACTGTTCTGAAGGCCGTGCACAAGGTGAAGCCCACCTTCAGCCTCCCGCCGCAGCTGCCGCCCCCGGTCAACACCTCCAAGCTGCTCAGGGACGTGTATGCCAAG GATGGGCGTGTGTCCTACCCGAAGCTGCACCTGCCCTTGAAGACCCTGCAGTGCCTCTTTGAGAAGCAGCTCCACATGGAGCTGGCCAGCAGGGTGTGCGTGGTGTCCGTGGAGAAGCCCACGTTGCCAAGCAAGGAGGTCACGCACGCG CGGAAGACCCTGAAGACCCTGCGGGACCAGTGGGAGAAAGCACTGTGCCGGGCGCTGCGGGAGACCAAGAACCGCCTAGAGCGCGAGGTGTACGAGGGCCGGTTCTCACTGTACCCCTTCCTGTGCCTGCTGGACGAGCGCGAGGTGGTGCGGATGCTCCTGCAG ATCCTGCAGGCGCTGCCTGCCCAAGGTGAGTCCTTCACCACCCTGGCCCGGGAGCTGAGTGCGCGCACTTTCAGCCGGCACGTGGTGCAGAGGCAGCGAGTCAGTGGCCAGGTGCAGGCGCTGCAGAACCACTACAGGAAGTACCTCTGCTTGCTGGCCTCCGACGCCGAG GTGCCCGAGCCCTGCCTGCCGCGGCAGTACTGGGAGGCGCTGGGGGCGCCCGAGGCCCTGCGGGAGCAGCCCTGGCCCCTGCCAGTGCAGATGGAGCTGGGCAAGCTGCTGGCGGAGATGCTGGTGCAGGCTACGCAGATGCCATGCAGCCTGGACAAGCCGCATCGTTCCTCTCGGCTTGTCCCCGTGCTCTACCACGTGTATTCCTTCCGCAACGTCCAGCAG ATCGGCATCCTGAAGCCGCACCCGGCCTACGTGCAGCTGCTGGAGAAGGCCGCGGAGCCCACGCTGACCTTCGAGGCGGTGGATGTACCCATGCTTTGCCCCCCGCTGCCCTGGACATCGCCGCACTCTGGTGCCTTCCTGCTGAGCCCCACCAAGCTGATGCGCACGGTGGAAGGCGCCACGCAGCACCAGGAGCTGCTGGAAACCTGCCCACCCACCGCGCTGCATGGCGCGCTGGACGCCCTCACCCAACTGGGCAACTGCGCCTGGCGCGTCAACGGGCGCGTGCTGGACCTGGTGCTGCAGCTCTTCCAGGCCAAGGGCTGCCCCCAGCTAGGCGTGCCGGCCCCGCCCTCCGAGGCGCCCCAGCCGCCCGAGGCCCACCTGCCGCACAGCGCCGCGCCCGCCCGCAAGGCCGAGCTGCGCCGTGAGGTGGTGCACTGCCAGAAGGTGGCCCGGGAGATGCACAGCCTGCGGGCGGAGGCGCTGTACCGCCTCTCGCTGGCGCAGCACCTGCGGGACCGCGTCTTCTGGCTGCCGCACAACATGGACTTCCGCGGCCGCACCTACCCCTGCCCGCCGCACTTCAACCACCTGGGCAGCGACGTGGCGCGGGCCCTGCTGGAGTTCGCCCAGGGCCGCCCGCTCGGCCCACACGGCCTGGATTGGCTCAAGATCCACCTGGTCAACCTCACGGGGTTGAAGAAGCGGGAGCCGCTGCGGAAGCGCTTGGCCTTTGCGGAGGAGGTGATGGATGACATCCTGGACTCCGCGGACCAACCCTTGACG GGCCGAAAGTGGTGGATGGGCGCGGAGGAACCCTGGCAGACGCTGGCCTGCTGTATGGAGGTGGCGAACGCTGTGCGCGCCTCCGACCCTGCAGCCTATGTCTCCCACCTCCCCGTCCATCAG GACGGCTCTTGCAACGGCCTGCAGCATTATGCTGCTCTGGGCCGCGACAGCGTGGGCGCCGCCTCCGTCAACCTGGAGCCCTCGGATGTGCCGCAGGACGTGTACAGCGGCGTGGCCGCGCAG GTGGAGGTGTTCCGTAGGCAGGACGCCCAGCGGGGCATGCGGGTGGCACAGGTGCTGGAAGGTTTCATCACCCGCAAGGTGGTGAAGCAGACGGTGATGACGGTGGTGTATGGGGTCACGCGCTATGGCGGGCGCCTGCAGATTGAGAAGCGCCTCCGGGAGCTGAGCGACTTTCCCCAG GAGTTCGTGTGGGAGGCCTCCCACTATCTCGTACGCCAGGTCTTCAAGAGTCTACAGGAGATGTTCTCGGGGACCCGGGCCATCCAG CACTGGCTGACCGAGAGTGCCCGCCTCATCTCCCACATGGGCTCCGTGGTGGAGTGGGTCACACCCCTGGGCGTCCCTGTCATCCAGCCGTATCGCCTGGACTCCAAGGTCAAG CAAATAGGAGGTGGAATTCAGAGCATCACCTACACCCACAACGGAGACATCAGCCG AAAGCCCAACACACGTAAGCAGAAGAACGGCTTCCCGCCCAACTTCATCCACTCGCTGGACTCCTCCCACATGATGCTCACCGCCCTGCACTGCTACAG GAGCACTCCGCTCTGCCACAGGAAGGGCCTGACCTTCGTCTCTGTGCACGACTGTTACTGGACCCACGCAGCTGATGTCTCCGTCATGAACCAG GTGTGCCGGGAGCAGTTTGTCCGCTTGCACAGCGAGCCCATCCTGCAGGACCTGTCCAGGTTCCTGGTCAAGCGGTTCTGCTCTGA GCCCCAGAAGATCTTGGAGGCCAGCCAGCTGAAGGAGACACTGCAGGCGGTGCCCAAGCCAG GGGCCTTCGATCTGGAGCAGGTGAAGCGTTCCACCTACTTTTTCAGCTGA
- the POLRMT gene encoding DNA-directed RNA polymerase, mitochondrial isoform X7, protein MSALCWGRGAAGLKRALRPCGRPGLPAKEGTAGGVCGPRRSSSASPQEQDQDRRKDWGHVELLEVLQARVRQLQAESVSEVVVNRVDVARLPECGSGDGSLQPPRKVQMGAKDATPVPCGRWAKILEKDKRTQQMRMQRLKAKLQMPFQSGEFKALTRRLQVEPRLLSKQMAGCLEHCMRQDPESPWEEQLARLLQEAPGKLSLDVEQAPSGQHSQAQLSGQQQRLLAFFKCCLLADQLPLAHHLLVVHHGQRQKRKLLTLDMYNAVMLGWARQGAFKELVYVLFMVKDAGLTPDLLSYAAALQCMGRQDQDAGTIERCLEQMSQEGLKLQALFTAVALSEEDRATVLKAVHKVKPTFSLPPQLPPPVNTSKLLRDVYAKRKTLKTLRDQWEKALCRALRETKNRLEREVYEGRFSLYPFLCLLDEREVVRMLLQILQALPAQGESFTTLARELSARTFSRHVVQRQRVSGQVQALQNHYRKYLCLLASDAEVPEPCLPRQYWEALGAPEALREQPWPLPVQMELGKLLAEMLVQATQMPCSLDKPHRSSRLVPVLYHVYSFRNVQQIGILKPHPAYVQLLEKAAEPTLTFEAVDVPMLCPPLPWTSPHSGAFLLSPTKLMRTVEGATQHQELLETCPPTALHGALDALTQLGNCAWRVNGRVLDLVLQLFQAKGCPQLGVPAPPSEAPQPPEAHLPHSAAPARKAELRREVVHCQKVAREMHSLRAEALYRLSLAQHLRDRVFWLPHNMDFRGRTYPCPPHFNHLGSDVARALLEFAQGRPLGPHGLDWLKIHLVNLTGLKKREPLRKRLAFAEEVMDDILDSADQPLTGRKWWMGAEEPWQTLACCMEVANAVRASDPAAYVSHLPVHQDGSCNGLQHYAALGRDSVGAASVNLEPSDVPQDVYSGVAAQVEVFRRQDAQRGMRVAQVLEGFITRKVVKQTVMTVVYGVTRYGGRLQIEKRLRELSDFPQEFVWEASHYLVRQVFKSLQEMFSGTRAIQHWLTESARLISHMGSVVEWVTPLGVPVIQPYRLDSKVKQIGGGIQSITYTHNGDISRKPNTRKQKNGFPPNFIHSLDSSHMMLTALHCYRSTPLCHRKGLTFVSVHDCYWTHAADVSVMNQVCREQFVRLHSEPILQDLSRFLVKRFCSEPQKILEASQLKETLQAVPKPGAFDLEQVKRSTYFFS, encoded by the exons ATGTCGGCACTTTGCTGGGGCCGCGGAGCGGCGGGGCTCAAACGGGCCCTGCGGCCTTGCGGCCGCCCGGGACTCCCCGCCAAAGAAG GGACCGCCGGTGGCGTCTGCGGCCCCAGGAGGAGCTCGTCCGCCAGCCCCCAGGAGCAAGACCAAGACCGCAGGAAGGACTGGGGCCACGTGGAGCTGCTGGAGG TGCTCCAGGCGCGGGTGCGGCAGCTGCAGGCTGAGAGCGTGTCGGAGGTGGTGGTGAACAGGGTGGATGTGGCGCGGCTCCCAGAATGTGGCAGTGGAGATGGTAGCCTCCAGCCACCCAGGAAGGTCCAGATGGGGGCCAAGGATGCCACCCCGGTGCCCTGTGGCCGCTGGGCAAAGATACTGGAGAAGGATAAGCGGACCCAGCAGATGCGTATGCAGCGGTTGAAGGCGAAGCTGCAGATGCCATTCCAGAGTGGGGAGTTCAAGGCGCTGACCAGGCGCCTGCAGGTGGAGCCCCGGCTCCTGAGCAAGCAGATGGCCGGGTGCCTGGAGCACTGCATGCGCCAGGACCCTGAGAGCCCCTGGGAGGAGCAGCTGGCCCGGCTGCTGCAGGAGGCCCCTGGGAAGCTGAGCCTCGATGTGGAGCAGGCCCCGTCGGGGCAGCACTCGCAGGCCCAGCTCTCAGGTCAGCAGCAGAGGCTCCTGGCCTTCTTCAAGTGCTGCCTGCTCGCTGACCAGCTGCCCCTCGCCCACCACCTGCTGGTCGTCCACCACGGCCAGCGGCAGAAGCGGAAGCTGCTCACGCTGGACATGTACAACGCCGTGATGCTTGGCTGGGCGCGGCAG GGTGCTTTCAAGGAGCTGGTGTATGTGTTATTCATGGTGAAGGATGCCGGCTTGACCCCGGACCTGCTGTCCTATGCGGCTGCCCTCCAGTGCATGGGGAGGCAGGACCAGGACGCCGGGACCATTGAAAG GTGTCTGGAACAGATGAGCCAGGAGGGGCTGAAGCTGCAGGCACTCTTCACCGCCGTTGCGCTGTCTGAGGAGGATCGGGCCACTGTTCTGAAGGCCGTGCACAAGGTGAAGCCCACCTTCAGCCTCCCGCCGCAGCTGCCGCCCCCGGTCAACACCTCCAAGCTGCTCAGGGACGTGTATGCCAAG CGGAAGACCCTGAAGACCCTGCGGGACCAGTGGGAGAAAGCACTGTGCCGGGCGCTGCGGGAGACCAAGAACCGCCTAGAGCGCGAGGTGTACGAGGGCCGGTTCTCACTGTACCCCTTCCTGTGCCTGCTGGACGAGCGCGAGGTGGTGCGGATGCTCCTGCAG ATCCTGCAGGCGCTGCCTGCCCAAGGTGAGTCCTTCACCACCCTGGCCCGGGAGCTGAGTGCGCGCACTTTCAGCCGGCACGTGGTGCAGAGGCAGCGAGTCAGTGGCCAGGTGCAGGCGCTGCAGAACCACTACAGGAAGTACCTCTGCTTGCTGGCCTCCGACGCCGAG GTGCCCGAGCCCTGCCTGCCGCGGCAGTACTGGGAGGCGCTGGGGGCGCCCGAGGCCCTGCGGGAGCAGCCCTGGCCCCTGCCAGTGCAGATGGAGCTGGGCAAGCTGCTGGCGGAGATGCTGGTGCAGGCTACGCAGATGCCATGCAGCCTGGACAAGCCGCATCGTTCCTCTCGGCTTGTCCCCGTGCTCTACCACGTGTATTCCTTCCGCAACGTCCAGCAG ATCGGCATCCTGAAGCCGCACCCGGCCTACGTGCAGCTGCTGGAGAAGGCCGCGGAGCCCACGCTGACCTTCGAGGCGGTGGATGTACCCATGCTTTGCCCCCCGCTGCCCTGGACATCGCCGCACTCTGGTGCCTTCCTGCTGAGCCCCACCAAGCTGATGCGCACGGTGGAAGGCGCCACGCAGCACCAGGAGCTGCTGGAAACCTGCCCACCCACCGCGCTGCATGGCGCGCTGGACGCCCTCACCCAACTGGGCAACTGCGCCTGGCGCGTCAACGGGCGCGTGCTGGACCTGGTGCTGCAGCTCTTCCAGGCCAAGGGCTGCCCCCAGCTAGGCGTGCCGGCCCCGCCCTCCGAGGCGCCCCAGCCGCCCGAGGCCCACCTGCCGCACAGCGCCGCGCCCGCCCGCAAGGCCGAGCTGCGCCGTGAGGTGGTGCACTGCCAGAAGGTGGCCCGGGAGATGCACAGCCTGCGGGCGGAGGCGCTGTACCGCCTCTCGCTGGCGCAGCACCTGCGGGACCGCGTCTTCTGGCTGCCGCACAACATGGACTTCCGCGGCCGCACCTACCCCTGCCCGCCGCACTTCAACCACCTGGGCAGCGACGTGGCGCGGGCCCTGCTGGAGTTCGCCCAGGGCCGCCCGCTCGGCCCACACGGCCTGGATTGGCTCAAGATCCACCTGGTCAACCTCACGGGGTTGAAGAAGCGGGAGCCGCTGCGGAAGCGCTTGGCCTTTGCGGAGGAGGTGATGGATGACATCCTGGACTCCGCGGACCAACCCTTGACG GGCCGAAAGTGGTGGATGGGCGCGGAGGAACCCTGGCAGACGCTGGCCTGCTGTATGGAGGTGGCGAACGCTGTGCGCGCCTCCGACCCTGCAGCCTATGTCTCCCACCTCCCCGTCCATCAG GACGGCTCTTGCAACGGCCTGCAGCATTATGCTGCTCTGGGCCGCGACAGCGTGGGCGCCGCCTCCGTCAACCTGGAGCCCTCGGATGTGCCGCAGGACGTGTACAGCGGCGTGGCCGCGCAG GTGGAGGTGTTCCGTAGGCAGGACGCCCAGCGGGGCATGCGGGTGGCACAGGTGCTGGAAGGTTTCATCACCCGCAAGGTGGTGAAGCAGACGGTGATGACGGTGGTGTATGGGGTCACGCGCTATGGCGGGCGCCTGCAGATTGAGAAGCGCCTCCGGGAGCTGAGCGACTTTCCCCAG GAGTTCGTGTGGGAGGCCTCCCACTATCTCGTACGCCAGGTCTTCAAGAGTCTACAGGAGATGTTCTCGGGGACCCGGGCCATCCAG CACTGGCTGACCGAGAGTGCCCGCCTCATCTCCCACATGGGCTCCGTGGTGGAGTGGGTCACACCCCTGGGCGTCCCTGTCATCCAGCCGTATCGCCTGGACTCCAAGGTCAAG CAAATAGGAGGTGGAATTCAGAGCATCACCTACACCCACAACGGAGACATCAGCCG AAAGCCCAACACACGTAAGCAGAAGAACGGCTTCCCGCCCAACTTCATCCACTCGCTGGACTCCTCCCACATGATGCTCACCGCCCTGCACTGCTACAG GAGCACTCCGCTCTGCCACAGGAAGGGCCTGACCTTCGTCTCTGTGCACGACTGTTACTGGACCCACGCAGCTGATGTCTCCGTCATGAACCAG GTGTGCCGGGAGCAGTTTGTCCGCTTGCACAGCGAGCCCATCCTGCAGGACCTGTCCAGGTTCCTGGTCAAGCGGTTCTGCTCTGA GCCCCAGAAGATCTTGGAGGCCAGCCAGCTGAAGGAGACACTGCAGGCGGTGCCCAAGCCAG GGGCCTTCGATCTGGAGCAGGTGAAGCGTTCCACCTACTTTTTCAGCTGA
- the POLRMT gene encoding DNA-directed RNA polymerase, mitochondrial isoform X8, whose amino-acid sequence MSALCWGRGAAGLKRALRPCGRPGLPAKEGTAGGVCGPRRSSSASPQEQDQDRRKDWGHVELLEVLQARVRQLQAESVSEVVVNRVDVARLPECGSGDGSLQPPRKVQMGAKDATPVPCGRWAKILEKDKRTQQMRMQRLKAKLQMPFQSGEFKALTRRLQVEPRLLSKQMAGCLEHCMRQDPESPWEEQLARLLQEAPGKLSLDVEQAPSGQHSQAQLSGQQQRLLAFFKCCLLADQLPLAHHLLVVHHGQRQKRKLLTLDMYNAVMLGWARQGAFKELVYVLFMVKDAGLTPDLLSYAAALQCMGRQDQDAGTIERCLEQMSQEGLKLQALFTAVALSEEDRATVLKAVHKVKPTFSLPPQLPPPVNTSKLLRDVYAKRKTLKTLRDQWEKALCRALRETKNRLEREVYEGRFSLYPFLCLLDEREVVRMLLQILQALPAQGESFTTLARELSARTFSRHVVQRQRVSGQVQALQNHYRKYLCLLASDAEVPEPCLPRQYWEALGAPEALREQPWPLPVQMELGKLLAEMLVQATQMPCSLDKPHRSSRLVPVLYHVYSFRNVQQIGILKPHPAYVQLLEKAAEPTLTFEAVDVPMLCPPLPWTSPHSGAFLLSPTKLMRTVEGATQHQELLETCPPTALHGALDALTQLGNCAWRVNGRVLDLVLQLFQAKGCPQLGVPAPPSEAPQPPEAHLPHSAAPARKAELRREVVHCQKVAREMHSLRAEALYRLSLAQHLRDRVFWLPHNMDFRGRTYPCPPHFNHLGSDVARALLEFAQGRPLGPHGLDWLKIHLVNLTGLKKREPLRKRLAFAEEVMDDILDSADQPLTGRKWWMGAEEPWQTLACCMEVANAVRASDPAAYVSHLPVHQDGSCNGLQHYAALGRDSVGAASVNLEPSDVPQDVYSGVAAQVEVFRRQDAQRGMRVAQVLEGFITRKVVKQTVMTVVYGVTRYGGRLQIEKRLRELSDFPQEFVWEASHYLVRQVFKSLQEMFSGTRAIQHWLTESARLISHMGSVVEWVTPLGVPVIQPYRLDSKVKQIGGGIQSITYTHNGDISRKPNTRKQKNGFPPNFIHSLDSSHMMLTALHCYRKGLTFVSVHDCYWTHAADVSVMNQVCREQFVRLHSEPILQDLSRFLVKRFCSEPQKILEASQLKETLQAVPKPGAFDLEQVKRSTYFFS is encoded by the exons ATGTCGGCACTTTGCTGGGGCCGCGGAGCGGCGGGGCTCAAACGGGCCCTGCGGCCTTGCGGCCGCCCGGGACTCCCCGCCAAAGAAG GGACCGCCGGTGGCGTCTGCGGCCCCAGGAGGAGCTCGTCCGCCAGCCCCCAGGAGCAAGACCAAGACCGCAGGAAGGACTGGGGCCACGTGGAGCTGCTGGAGG TGCTCCAGGCGCGGGTGCGGCAGCTGCAGGCTGAGAGCGTGTCGGAGGTGGTGGTGAACAGGGTGGATGTGGCGCGGCTCCCAGAATGTGGCAGTGGAGATGGTAGCCTCCAGCCACCCAGGAAGGTCCAGATGGGGGCCAAGGATGCCACCCCGGTGCCCTGTGGCCGCTGGGCAAAGATACTGGAGAAGGATAAGCGGACCCAGCAGATGCGTATGCAGCGGTTGAAGGCGAAGCTGCAGATGCCATTCCAGAGTGGGGAGTTCAAGGCGCTGACCAGGCGCCTGCAGGTGGAGCCCCGGCTCCTGAGCAAGCAGATGGCCGGGTGCCTGGAGCACTGCATGCGCCAGGACCCTGAGAGCCCCTGGGAGGAGCAGCTGGCCCGGCTGCTGCAGGAGGCCCCTGGGAAGCTGAGCCTCGATGTGGAGCAGGCCCCGTCGGGGCAGCACTCGCAGGCCCAGCTCTCAGGTCAGCAGCAGAGGCTCCTGGCCTTCTTCAAGTGCTGCCTGCTCGCTGACCAGCTGCCCCTCGCCCACCACCTGCTGGTCGTCCACCACGGCCAGCGGCAGAAGCGGAAGCTGCTCACGCTGGACATGTACAACGCCGTGATGCTTGGCTGGGCGCGGCAG GGTGCTTTCAAGGAGCTGGTGTATGTGTTATTCATGGTGAAGGATGCCGGCTTGACCCCGGACCTGCTGTCCTATGCGGCTGCCCTCCAGTGCATGGGGAGGCAGGACCAGGACGCCGGGACCATTGAAAG GTGTCTGGAACAGATGAGCCAGGAGGGGCTGAAGCTGCAGGCACTCTTCACCGCCGTTGCGCTGTCTGAGGAGGATCGGGCCACTGTTCTGAAGGCCGTGCACAAGGTGAAGCCCACCTTCAGCCTCCCGCCGCAGCTGCCGCCCCCGGTCAACACCTCCAAGCTGCTCAGGGACGTGTATGCCAAG CGGAAGACCCTGAAGACCCTGCGGGACCAGTGGGAGAAAGCACTGTGCCGGGCGCTGCGGGAGACCAAGAACCGCCTAGAGCGCGAGGTGTACGAGGGCCGGTTCTCACTGTACCCCTTCCTGTGCCTGCTGGACGAGCGCGAGGTGGTGCGGATGCTCCTGCAG ATCCTGCAGGCGCTGCCTGCCCAAGGTGAGTCCTTCACCACCCTGGCCCGGGAGCTGAGTGCGCGCACTTTCAGCCGGCACGTGGTGCAGAGGCAGCGAGTCAGTGGCCAGGTGCAGGCGCTGCAGAACCACTACAGGAAGTACCTCTGCTTGCTGGCCTCCGACGCCGAG GTGCCCGAGCCCTGCCTGCCGCGGCAGTACTGGGAGGCGCTGGGGGCGCCCGAGGCCCTGCGGGAGCAGCCCTGGCCCCTGCCAGTGCAGATGGAGCTGGGCAAGCTGCTGGCGGAGATGCTGGTGCAGGCTACGCAGATGCCATGCAGCCTGGACAAGCCGCATCGTTCCTCTCGGCTTGTCCCCGTGCTCTACCACGTGTATTCCTTCCGCAACGTCCAGCAG ATCGGCATCCTGAAGCCGCACCCGGCCTACGTGCAGCTGCTGGAGAAGGCCGCGGAGCCCACGCTGACCTTCGAGGCGGTGGATGTACCCATGCTTTGCCCCCCGCTGCCCTGGACATCGCCGCACTCTGGTGCCTTCCTGCTGAGCCCCACCAAGCTGATGCGCACGGTGGAAGGCGCCACGCAGCACCAGGAGCTGCTGGAAACCTGCCCACCCACCGCGCTGCATGGCGCGCTGGACGCCCTCACCCAACTGGGCAACTGCGCCTGGCGCGTCAACGGGCGCGTGCTGGACCTGGTGCTGCAGCTCTTCCAGGCCAAGGGCTGCCCCCAGCTAGGCGTGCCGGCCCCGCCCTCCGAGGCGCCCCAGCCGCCCGAGGCCCACCTGCCGCACAGCGCCGCGCCCGCCCGCAAGGCCGAGCTGCGCCGTGAGGTGGTGCACTGCCAGAAGGTGGCCCGGGAGATGCACAGCCTGCGGGCGGAGGCGCTGTACCGCCTCTCGCTGGCGCAGCACCTGCGGGACCGCGTCTTCTGGCTGCCGCACAACATGGACTTCCGCGGCCGCACCTACCCCTGCCCGCCGCACTTCAACCACCTGGGCAGCGACGTGGCGCGGGCCCTGCTGGAGTTCGCCCAGGGCCGCCCGCTCGGCCCACACGGCCTGGATTGGCTCAAGATCCACCTGGTCAACCTCACGGGGTTGAAGAAGCGGGAGCCGCTGCGGAAGCGCTTGGCCTTTGCGGAGGAGGTGATGGATGACATCCTGGACTCCGCGGACCAACCCTTGACG GGCCGAAAGTGGTGGATGGGCGCGGAGGAACCCTGGCAGACGCTGGCCTGCTGTATGGAGGTGGCGAACGCTGTGCGCGCCTCCGACCCTGCAGCCTATGTCTCCCACCTCCCCGTCCATCAG GACGGCTCTTGCAACGGCCTGCAGCATTATGCTGCTCTGGGCCGCGACAGCGTGGGCGCCGCCTCCGTCAACCTGGAGCCCTCGGATGTGCCGCAGGACGTGTACAGCGGCGTGGCCGCGCAG GTGGAGGTGTTCCGTAGGCAGGACGCCCAGCGGGGCATGCGGGTGGCACAGGTGCTGGAAGGTTTCATCACCCGCAAGGTGGTGAAGCAGACGGTGATGACGGTGGTGTATGGGGTCACGCGCTATGGCGGGCGCCTGCAGATTGAGAAGCGCCTCCGGGAGCTGAGCGACTTTCCCCAG GAGTTCGTGTGGGAGGCCTCCCACTATCTCGTACGCCAGGTCTTCAAGAGTCTACAGGAGATGTTCTCGGGGACCCGGGCCATCCAG CACTGGCTGACCGAGAGTGCCCGCCTCATCTCCCACATGGGCTCCGTGGTGGAGTGGGTCACACCCCTGGGCGTCCCTGTCATCCAGCCGTATCGCCTGGACTCCAAGGTCAAG CAAATAGGAGGTGGAATTCAGAGCATCACCTACACCCACAACGGAGACATCAGCCG AAAGCCCAACACACGTAAGCAGAAGAACGGCTTCCCGCCCAACTTCATCCACTCGCTGGACTCCTCCCACATGATGCTCACCGCCCTGCACTGCTACAG GAAGGGCCTGACCTTCGTCTCTGTGCACGACTGTTACTGGACCCACGCAGCTGATGTCTCCGTCATGAACCAG GTGTGCCGGGAGCAGTTTGTCCGCTTGCACAGCGAGCCCATCCTGCAGGACCTGTCCAGGTTCCTGGTCAAGCGGTTCTGCTCTGA GCCCCAGAAGATCTTGGAGGCCAGCCAGCTGAAGGAGACACTGCAGGCGGTGCCCAAGCCAG GGGCCTTCGATCTGGAGCAGGTGAAGCGTTCCACCTACTTTTTCAGCTGA